One window of Burkholderia vietnamiensis LMG 10929 genomic DNA carries:
- a CDS encoding branched-chain amino acid ABC transporter substrate-binding protein, producing MNIKMQKLLPITAAAMLCAAAASNAAADQVVKIGHVAPLTGGIAHLGKDNENGARLAVEEINAKGLTIGGQKITLQLDAQDDAADPRQATQVAQKLVDDKVVAVVGHLNSGTTIPASKIYSDAGIVQISPSATNPAYTQQGFKTTYRVVATDAQQGPALANYAHSKGIKSVAVVDDSTAYGQGLANEFEKKAKALGLKVLSHDATNDKAVDFRAILTKIKGENPDAIMYGGMDATGGPFAKQAKQLGLRAKIFAGDGVCTEKLADLAGEATDNIVCSEAGASLEKMPGGAAFKAKYEKRFGQPIQIYAPFTYDAVYIIADAMKRANSTDPAKILAAMPATKYTGVIGTTTFDSKGDLQHGVISLYNYKSGKKTLLDEVKM from the coding sequence ATGAATATCAAGATGCAAAAGCTGTTGCCGATCACCGCAGCTGCGATGCTGTGTGCTGCAGCTGCAAGCAACGCGGCCGCCGATCAAGTCGTCAAGATCGGCCACGTCGCGCCGTTGACGGGCGGCATTGCACACCTGGGCAAGGACAACGAAAACGGCGCGCGTCTCGCTGTCGAAGAGATCAACGCCAAGGGTCTCACGATCGGCGGCCAGAAGATCACGCTGCAACTCGACGCGCAGGACGACGCGGCCGACCCGCGCCAGGCCACGCAGGTTGCGCAGAAGCTGGTCGACGACAAGGTCGTCGCGGTGGTCGGCCACCTGAATTCGGGCACGACGATCCCGGCATCGAAGATCTACAGCGACGCGGGCATCGTGCAGATCTCGCCGTCGGCGACCAACCCGGCCTACACGCAGCAAGGCTTCAAGACCACCTACCGCGTGGTCGCGACCGACGCGCAGCAGGGCCCGGCACTCGCGAACTACGCGCACTCGAAGGGCATCAAGAGCGTAGCGGTGGTCGACGATTCGACCGCATACGGCCAGGGTCTCGCGAACGAGTTCGAGAAGAAGGCCAAGGCGCTCGGCCTGAAGGTGCTGTCGCACGACGCGACCAACGACAAGGCGGTCGACTTCCGCGCGATTCTGACCAAGATCAAGGGTGAGAATCCGGATGCGATCATGTACGGCGGCATGGACGCCACCGGCGGTCCGTTCGCGAAGCAGGCGAAGCAGCTCGGCCTGCGCGCGAAGATCTTCGCGGGCGACGGCGTCTGCACGGAAAAGCTGGCCGATCTGGCCGGCGAAGCGACCGACAACATCGTGTGCTCGGAAGCCGGTGCATCGCTCGAGAAGATGCCGGGCGGCGCCGCGTTCAAGGCGAAGTACGAGAAGCGTTTCGGCCAGCCGATCCAGATCTACGCACCGTTCACGTATGACGCCGTGTACATCATCGCCGACGCGATGAAGCGCGCGAACTCGACGGATCCGGCGAAGATCCTCGCGGCAATGCCGGCGACGAAGTACACCGGCGTGATCGGCACGACGACCTTCGACTCGAAGGGCGACCTGCAGCACGGCGTGATCTCGCTGTACAACTACAAGAGCGGC
- a CDS encoding NAD(P)H-dependent flavin oxidoreductase, producing MPARIFSTPFAERFGLRLPLVQAPMVGASTAAMVAAASNAGALGSLACGAFEPERLVAEVAAIRAATARAFAVNLFVLQPASPDAATVARALAAIDPLNAALGLPPGAAPVRYAPDFRAQLDALVALRVPVASFTFGVLDAADVARLKAAGTYVIGTATHVAEGLAWQAAGADALAAQGAEAGGHRGTFIGSADDALIGTFALVPQLVDATGLPVLAAGGIMDGRGIAAALALGAQAAQLGTAFLTCAESAIAADWKARVRASADTSTQVTRAITGRHARGLRNTLMARLGEHVAEVPPYPVQNALTQPLRQAAARANDGDYLSLWAGQGAPLTRRRDAALSAAQLVDALDAEWRAMAA from the coding sequence ATGCCCGCCCGTATCTTTTCCACTCCGTTCGCCGAGCGTTTCGGCCTGCGTCTGCCGCTCGTGCAGGCACCGATGGTCGGCGCAAGCACCGCCGCGATGGTCGCGGCCGCATCCAATGCGGGCGCGCTCGGCAGCCTCGCGTGCGGCGCGTTCGAGCCCGAGCGGCTCGTCGCCGAAGTCGCGGCGATTCGCGCGGCGACCGCGCGCGCGTTCGCCGTGAACCTGTTCGTGTTGCAGCCCGCGTCGCCCGACGCGGCGACGGTTGCGCGCGCACTCGCCGCGATCGATCCGCTGAACGCGGCGCTCGGTTTGCCGCCCGGCGCGGCGCCCGTGCGCTACGCGCCCGACTTCCGCGCGCAACTCGATGCGCTCGTCGCGTTGCGCGTGCCGGTCGCGAGCTTCACGTTCGGCGTGCTCGACGCCGCCGACGTCGCGCGCCTGAAGGCGGCCGGCACCTACGTGATCGGCACCGCGACGCACGTGGCCGAGGGCCTCGCATGGCAGGCGGCCGGCGCCGACGCGCTGGCCGCGCAGGGCGCCGAGGCCGGCGGCCATCGCGGCACCTTCATCGGCTCGGCCGACGACGCGCTGATCGGCACGTTCGCGCTGGTGCCGCAACTCGTCGATGCGACCGGCCTGCCGGTGCTTGCGGCCGGCGGCATCATGGACGGCCGCGGCATCGCCGCGGCGCTCGCACTCGGCGCGCAGGCCGCGCAGCTCGGCACCGCGTTCCTCACCTGTGCGGAAAGCGCGATCGCGGCGGACTGGAAGGCGCGGGTGCGCGCGAGCGCCGATACCTCGACGCAGGTCACGCGCGCGATCACCGGGCGCCATGCGCGCGGCTTGCGCAACACGCTGATGGCGCGACTCGGCGAGCATGTGGCCGAGGTGCCGCCGTATCCGGTGCAGAACGCGCTGACCCAGCCGCTGCGCCAGGCGGCTGCCCGCGCCAACGACGGCGACTATCTGTCGCTGTGGGCCGGGCAGGGCGCGCCGCTCACGCGACGACGCGACGCGGCGCTGAGCGCTGCGCAACTCGTCGACGCGCTCGACGCCGAATGGCGCGCGATGGCCGCATGA
- a CDS encoding dienelactone hydrolase family protein — MTAQWIDIPTGNDSFGGYLALPKRGTGPAVVIIQEIFGVNAHIRAVADQYAADGFVALAPDVFWRTQPRVELTYDGADRDKGIELMKKTDIGLAVADIGAAADALRARADVAGKVAAIGYCFGGQLAYRAAAAGTVDAAVAYYGGGIQNALDLADKVTQPILFHYAENDHAIPLDAVEQVKGAFAGRGNASFHVYPDASHGFNCPDRASYHQRASALAHGRTLTFLAEQL; from the coding sequence GTGACAGCCCAATGGATCGACATTCCGACCGGTAACGACAGCTTCGGCGGCTACCTCGCACTCCCCAAGCGCGGCACCGGCCCCGCCGTCGTCATCATCCAGGAGATCTTCGGCGTGAACGCGCACATCCGCGCGGTCGCCGACCAGTACGCCGCCGACGGCTTCGTCGCGCTCGCGCCCGACGTGTTCTGGCGCACGCAGCCGCGCGTCGAGCTGACCTACGACGGCGCCGATCGCGACAAGGGCATCGAGCTGATGAAGAAGACCGACATCGGCCTCGCGGTAGCGGACATCGGCGCGGCCGCCGACGCATTGCGCGCACGCGCGGACGTCGCCGGCAAGGTCGCGGCGATCGGCTACTGCTTCGGCGGCCAGCTCGCCTACCGCGCGGCGGCGGCCGGCACGGTCGACGCGGCGGTCGCCTATTACGGCGGCGGCATCCAGAATGCGCTCGACCTCGCGGATAAAGTCACGCAGCCGATCCTGTTCCACTACGCGGAGAACGACCACGCGATCCCGCTCGACGCGGTCGAGCAGGTGAAAGGCGCGTTCGCGGGCCGCGGCAACGCCTCGTTCCACGTGTACCCCGACGCGAGCCACGGCTTCAACTGCCCGGATCGCGCGTCGTACCATCAGCGCGCGTCGGCGCTCGCGCACGGCCGCACGCTGACGTTCCTCGCCGAACAGCTGTAG
- a CDS encoding amidase: MQSDYLGYDAIGLAALVRERAASPRELLDAAIAQAEAVNGAINAIVLQDYDAARQRAEAAAGADAPFAGVPYLVKDLSAAVAGLPMSMGSRHYRYFVPADDSPLIARSRAAGLNVFGKTNTSELGQMPYTEPALFGACRNPWNLDHTPGGSSGGAAAAVAAGIVPLAHASDGGGSIRIPASCCGLFGLKPSRNPLLVDQPSNGELVVQHAVSRSVRDSALLLDVTTGQTLPPGAPGTFLGELDTPPGPLRVGLVVDPMLAPALADDTRAALADAAALLESLGHHVEPATLHLDHARVAETFLTLWATIADELVLGARTLTGRTPHRSEFEPATWAMAVVGRRVARARLHDVLEWQRQLTVQVAGLVSRYDVILCATLAGPPVRIGELQPSALETAQMKLLGALPVKPLLRAMLARASQKAFAWAGCTELFNLTGQPAMSVPLYWNARGLPIGVQFAARHTDEALLLKLARQLEQARPWFDRRPPLMQAQR; this comes from the coding sequence ATGCAGTCGGACTATCTCGGATATGACGCGATCGGCCTCGCCGCGCTGGTGCGCGAGCGCGCCGCGAGCCCGCGCGAACTGCTCGACGCCGCGATCGCGCAGGCCGAAGCCGTCAACGGCGCGATCAACGCGATCGTGCTGCAGGACTACGACGCCGCGCGCCAGCGCGCCGAAGCGGCCGCCGGCGCCGACGCGCCGTTCGCCGGCGTGCCGTATCTCGTCAAGGATCTGTCCGCGGCGGTGGCCGGGTTGCCGATGTCGATGGGCAGCCGGCACTACCGCTACTTCGTGCCCGCCGACGATTCGCCGCTGATCGCGCGCAGCCGCGCCGCCGGACTCAACGTGTTCGGCAAGACCAACACGTCGGAACTCGGCCAAATGCCGTACACCGAGCCCGCGCTGTTCGGCGCGTGCCGCAATCCGTGGAACCTCGATCACACGCCGGGTGGCTCGAGCGGCGGCGCGGCCGCGGCCGTCGCGGCCGGCATCGTGCCGCTCGCGCATGCATCCGACGGCGGCGGCTCGATCCGCATCCCCGCGTCGTGCTGCGGGCTGTTCGGGCTGAAGCCGAGCCGCAATCCGCTGCTGGTCGACCAGCCGTCGAACGGCGAACTGGTGGTGCAGCACGCGGTGTCGCGCAGCGTGCGCGACAGCGCGCTGCTGCTCGACGTGACGACCGGACAGACGCTGCCGCCCGGCGCGCCCGGCACCTTTCTCGGCGAACTCGACACGCCGCCCGGCCCGCTGCGCGTCGGGCTGGTGGTCGATCCGATGCTCGCGCCGGCGCTCGCCGACGACACGCGCGCGGCGCTCGCCGATGCGGCCGCGCTGCTCGAATCGCTCGGCCATCACGTGGAACCCGCGACGCTGCACCTCGACCATGCACGCGTGGCCGAAACCTTTCTGACGCTGTGGGCGACGATCGCCGACGAGCTCGTGCTCGGCGCGCGCACGCTCACCGGGCGCACGCCGCACCGCTCGGAATTCGAGCCGGCGACGTGGGCGATGGCCGTGGTCGGCCGGCGCGTCGCCCGCGCGCGGCTGCACGACGTGCTCGAATGGCAGCGCCAGCTGACCGTGCAGGTGGCCGGCCTCGTGTCGCGCTACGACGTGATCCTGTGCGCGACGCTCGCGGGGCCGCCGGTGCGGATCGGCGAGCTGCAGCCGAGCGCCCTCGAAACCGCGCAGATGAAGCTGCTCGGCGCGCTGCCGGTGAAGCCGCTGTTGCGCGCGATGCTCGCGCGGGCGTCGCAGAAGGCGTTCGCATGGGCCGGCTGCACCGAGCTGTTCAACCTGACCGGACAGCCGGCGATGTCGGTGCCGCTCTACTGGAACGCGCGCGGTCTGCCGATCGGCGTGCAGTTCGCCGCGCGCCACACCGACGAAGCCTTGCTGCTGAAGCTCGCGCGCCAGCTCGAACAGGCGCGGCCGTGGTTCGACCGTCGGCCGCCGCTGATGCAGGCGCAGCGCTGA
- the metF gene encoding methylenetetrahydrofolate reductase [NAD(P)H], which translates to MKPIELSFEFFPPKTADGVEKLRATRAQLLPLKPKFVSVTFGAGGSTQQGTLDTVLDMQKDGLEAAPHLSCIGSSRDSLRAILDQYRSHGIRHIVALRGDLPSGMGEVGELRYASELVSFIRAEHGDWFHIEVAGYPEYHPQSRSPAADLQNFARKVKAGANSAITQYFFNADAYFRFVDDARKLGVDVPIVPGIMPITNFSQLMRFSEMCGAEVPRWVARRLESFGDDRDAIRAFGADVVTGLCQRLIDAGVPGLHFYTLNAAAATRTICERLTM; encoded by the coding sequence ATGAAACCGATCGAACTCTCGTTTGAATTCTTCCCGCCGAAGACGGCGGACGGCGTCGAGAAGCTGCGCGCGACGCGTGCGCAGCTGCTGCCGCTGAAGCCGAAATTCGTCTCCGTGACGTTCGGCGCCGGCGGCTCGACGCAGCAGGGCACGCTCGACACCGTGCTCGACATGCAGAAGGACGGCCTCGAGGCCGCGCCGCACCTGTCGTGCATCGGCTCGTCGCGCGACAGCCTGCGCGCGATCCTCGACCAGTACCGCTCGCACGGCATCCGGCACATCGTCGCGCTGCGCGGCGACCTGCCGTCGGGGATGGGCGAGGTCGGCGAGCTGCGCTATGCGTCCGAGCTCGTCAGCTTCATCCGCGCCGAGCACGGCGACTGGTTCCACATCGAAGTCGCCGGCTATCCGGAATACCACCCGCAATCGCGCTCGCCCGCGGCCGATCTGCAGAACTTCGCGCGCAAGGTGAAGGCCGGCGCGAATTCGGCGATCACGCAGTACTTCTTCAACGCCGACGCGTACTTCCGCTTCGTCGACGATGCGCGCAAGCTCGGCGTCGACGTGCCGATCGTGCCGGGCATCATGCCGATCACGAACTTCTCGCAACTGATGCGCTTCTCGGAAATGTGCGGCGCGGAAGTGCCGCGCTGGGTCGCGCGCCGGCTCGAGAGCTTCGGCGACGATCGCGACGCGATCCGCGCGTTCGGCGCCGACGTCGTCACGGGCCTGTGCCAGCGCCTGATCGATGCGGGCGTGCCGGGGCTGCACTTCTACACGCTGAACGCGGCGGCCGCGACGCGCACCATCTGCGAACGCCTGACGATGTGA
- a CDS encoding phage holin family protein: protein MSVILTWVINALALLIITYLVPSIHIKSFGTALIVAVVLGLINTVIRPVLILLTLPVTIVTLGVFILVVNALCFWFASSLLKGFEVSGFWSAFFGSILYSIVSWLLSALIFGQRDIG from the coding sequence ATGAGCGTCATCCTCACCTGGGTCATCAACGCCCTCGCGCTGCTGATCATCACGTACCTCGTGCCGTCGATCCACATCAAGAGCTTCGGCACCGCGCTGATCGTCGCGGTCGTGCTCGGCCTGATCAACACGGTGATCCGTCCGGTGCTGATCCTGCTGACGCTGCCGGTCACGATCGTCACGCTCGGGGTCTTCATCCTCGTCGTGAACGCGCTGTGCTTCTGGTTCGCGTCGTCGCTGCTGAAGGGGTTCGAGGTGTCGGGGTTCTGGTCGGCGTTCTTCGGTTCGATCCTGTACAGCATCGTGTCGTGGCTGCTGTCGGCGCTGATCTTCGGGCAGCGCGACATCGGCTGA